One stretch of Streptomyces hygroscopicus DNA includes these proteins:
- a CDS encoding RNA helicase: MPAVDEPSELTAPAEPFERDERDEQAEQADQTASTASSEQTATEAPETPKAPDITFADLGLPEQIVRKLAQNGVTTPFPIQAATIPDAMAGKDILGRGRTGSGKTLSFGLPLLTTLAGGHTEKKRPRGLILTPTRELAMQVSDALQPYGDVLGLKLKVVCGGTSMGNQIYALERGVDILVATPGRLRDIIDRGAASLDKVQVAVLDEADQMADMGFLPEVTEILDLVPQGGQRLLFSATLENEIDSLVKRYLVDPVTHEVDSAQGAVTTMTHHVLVVKPKDKAPVTAAIAARKGRTIIFVRTQLGADRVAEQLCDAGVRADALHGGMTQGARTRTLADFKDGYVNVLVATDVAARGIHVDGIDLVLNVDPAGDHKDYLHRSGRTARAGQSGTVVSLALPHQRRQIFRLMEDAGVDASRHIVGGGGAFDEDVALITGARSLTEVQAEAASNAAKQAEREAQDLSRELERVQRRAVELREEADRLSARAARERGETVAPVEPAAEAGAETVAEAAVTLPAQRTAEPATVPAVKTADAAEGAGGDEAPRRSSYDRRENDRGGRSFDRRDNNDRDRGGFNRDRRDDRGGFSRDRRDNDRGGRSFDRRDNNDRDRGGFNRDRRDDRRDDRRDDRGGFSRDRRENDRGGRSFDRRDNNDRDRGGFNRDRRDDRGNFGRRDDRGGRPYERRDDRGGFSRDRRENDRGGRSFERRDHNHRGGDRPFNRDRRDDRPARRDDHRGGSTGGRSYERSGGSSFDRRADKPRWKRNG; the protein is encoded by the coding sequence ATGCCCGCTGTCGACGAGCCGAGCGAGCTGACCGCTCCGGCCGAGCCGTTCGAACGGGACGAGCGCGACGAGCAGGCCGAGCAAGCCGACCAGACGGCGTCAACGGCGTCCTCTGAGCAAACCGCCACGGAAGCCCCCGAGACCCCTAAGGCGCCCGACATCACTTTCGCCGACCTCGGCCTCCCCGAACAGATCGTCCGCAAGCTGGCGCAGAACGGCGTGACCACGCCCTTCCCGATCCAGGCGGCGACCATCCCCGACGCCATGGCTGGGAAGGACATCCTCGGCCGCGGCCGTACCGGCTCCGGCAAGACCCTCTCGTTCGGCCTTCCGCTGCTGACCACGCTGGCCGGCGGACACACCGAGAAGAAGCGCCCCCGGGGCCTCATCCTGACCCCGACCCGCGAGCTGGCGATGCAGGTGAGCGACGCGCTGCAGCCTTACGGCGATGTCCTCGGCCTCAAGCTCAAGGTCGTCTGCGGCGGTACCTCGATGGGCAATCAGATCTACGCGCTGGAGCGTGGTGTCGACATCCTCGTCGCCACCCCGGGCCGGCTGCGCGACATCATCGACCGCGGCGCCGCGTCCCTCGACAAGGTCCAGGTCGCCGTCCTCGACGAGGCCGACCAGATGGCCGACATGGGCTTCCTGCCCGAGGTCACCGAGATTCTGGACCTGGTGCCGCAGGGCGGCCAGCGGCTGCTGTTCTCCGCGACGCTGGAGAACGAGATCGACAGCCTGGTCAAGCGCTACCTGGTCGACCCGGTCACCCACGAGGTCGACTCGGCACAGGGCGCGGTCACCACGATGACCCACCACGTGCTCGTCGTGAAGCCGAAGGACAAGGCCCCGGTCACCGCCGCCATCGCGGCGCGCAAGGGCCGCACCATCATCTTCGTACGGACCCAGCTGGGCGCCGACCGCGTCGCCGAGCAGCTGTGCGACGCGGGCGTACGCGCCGACGCGCTGCACGGCGGCATGACGCAGGGCGCGCGTACCCGCACCCTGGCCGACTTCAAGGACGGGTACGTCAATGTGCTCGTCGCCACGGACGTCGCCGCGCGCGGTATCCACGTCGACGGCATCGACCTGGTGCTGAACGTGGACCCGGCCGGCGACCACAAGGACTATCTGCACCGCTCCGGCCGTACGGCCCGGGCGGGTCAGAGCGGCACCGTCGTCTCGCTGGCCCTGCCGCACCAGCGCCGCCAGATCTTCCGGCTGATGGAGGACGCGGGCGTCGACGCCTCGCGTCACATCGTCGGCGGCGGCGGTGCGTTCGACGAGGACGTGGCCCTGATCACGGGCGCGCGTTCGCTCACCGAGGTGCAGGCGGAGGCGGCCTCGAACGCCGCCAAGCAGGCCGAGCGCGAGGCGCAGGACCTCAGCCGGGAGCTGGAGCGGGTGCAGCGGCGCGCGGTCGAGCTCCGCGAGGAGGCCGACCGGCTGTCCGCGCGGGCGGCGCGCGAGCGCGGCGAGACCGTGGCACCGGTGGAGCCCGCGGCCGAGGCCGGGGCGGAGACGGTGGCCGAGGCCGCTGTGACGCTGCCGGCGCAGCGTACGGCGGAGCCCGCGACCGTGCCCGCGGTGAAGACCGCGGACGCCGCCGAGGGCGCGGGTGGCGACGAGGCGCCGCGCCGCTCCTCGTACGACCGTCGGGAGAACGACCGTGGCGGTCGTTCCTTCGACCGTCGGGACAACAACGACCGCGACCGTGGCGGCTTCAACCGGGACCGCCGTGACGACCGTGGCGGCTTCAGCCGCGACCGCCGGGACAACGACCGTGGCGGTCGTTCCTTCGACCGTCGGGACAACAACGACCGCGACCGTGGCGGCTTCAACCGGGACCGCCGCGATGACCGTCGCGACGACCGCCGTGACGACCGTGGCGGCTTCAGCCGCGACCGTCGGGAGAACGACCGTGGCGGTCGTTCCTTCGACCGTCGGGACAACAACGACCGCGACCGTGGCGGCTTCAACCGCGACCGCCGCGACGACCGTGGCAACTTCGGACGGCGGGACGACCGTGGCGGCCGCCCGTACGAGCGCCGTGACGACCGTGGCGGCTTCAGCCGCGACCGCCGGGAGAACGACCGTGGCGGCCGTTCCTTCGAGCGCCGCGACCACAACCACCGTGGCGGGGACCGTCCGTTCAACCGCGACCGTCGCGACGACCGCCCGGCCCGCCGTGACGACCACCGGGGCGGCTCCACCGGCGGCCGTTCGTACGAGCGCTCCGGCGGCTCGTCCTTCGACCGGCGCGCCGACAAGCCGCGCTGGAAGCGCAACGGCTGA
- a CDS encoding membrane protein: MRVRGSRARTGARTEWRTAWPRLSRPHTHRRHTRLHTLIATGAATSGASAEGLTGPTAGPGPADDEGKGLPGRRVARWLPAILILGGVSFDLATPSGYTASPFFAAAPLVAAALLPLRQTVIMACVAVLATCLLAELHGVKDPTQAATEIVTVATVTVLAVAINRVVRRSYHRLASARGVAEAAQRAVLPAPPARLAGLEIAARYVPAEKYAAIGGDLYAVQDTPHGVRLTVGDVRGKGLQAVEVVAILLGCFREAAEQETTLEALVGRLERALQREGARRADLEVFEGFTTAVVAEIPRGDSTLRLINRGHPAPLLMAEDGAVRALEPEMSALPVGMGELAGWPDRVMELGFEEGETLLLFTDGVTEARDRDGEFYDPAKRLRGRRFADPQELLDALVADVERHTDGGTSDDMALLAVRRTPARGNGRGNGQGNGGNRGNGQRDGRGNGHDGDGGASRGGHTRDSGAPHRP; the protein is encoded by the coding sequence GTGCGGGTGCGAGGGAGCAGGGCTCGTACGGGCGCCCGTACGGAGTGGCGTACGGCCTGGCCCCGGCTGAGCCGCCCGCACACCCACCGCCGCCACACCCGCCTGCACACGCTCATCGCCACCGGCGCCGCGACCAGTGGCGCCTCCGCCGAAGGGCTCACCGGGCCCACCGCGGGACCTGGCCCGGCGGACGATGAGGGCAAGGGGCTGCCGGGCCGCCGGGTGGCCCGCTGGCTTCCCGCCATCCTCATCCTCGGCGGCGTCAGCTTCGACCTGGCCACCCCGTCCGGCTACACCGCCTCGCCCTTCTTCGCCGCCGCCCCCCTGGTCGCCGCGGCGCTCTTACCGTTGCGCCAGACCGTCATCATGGCCTGCGTCGCCGTCCTCGCGACCTGTCTGCTGGCGGAGTTGCACGGTGTGAAGGACCCGACCCAGGCGGCCACCGAGATCGTCACGGTCGCCACCGTGACCGTTCTGGCGGTGGCGATCAACCGTGTCGTACGCCGCAGCTACCACCGGCTCGCCTCGGCGCGCGGTGTCGCGGAGGCGGCCCAGCGCGCCGTCCTGCCCGCGCCGCCCGCCCGTCTCGCCGGGCTGGAGATCGCCGCGCGCTACGTACCGGCGGAGAAGTACGCGGCGATCGGCGGTGACCTGTACGCGGTCCAGGACACCCCGCACGGCGTACGGCTGACGGTCGGGGACGTACGCGGCAAGGGGCTGCAGGCGGTGGAGGTCGTGGCGATCCTCCTCGGCTGCTTCCGGGAGGCGGCGGAGCAGGAGACGACCCTGGAGGCGCTCGTGGGCCGCCTGGAGCGGGCGCTGCAGCGTGAGGGTGCCCGGCGGGCCGACCTGGAGGTGTTCGAGGGGTTCACGACGGCCGTGGTGGCCGAAATTCCGCGCGGCGATTCCACTCTGCGGCTGATCAACCGCGGCCATCCGGCGCCGCTGCTCATGGCGGAGGACGGCGCGGTGCGTGCCCTGGAGCCGGAGATGTCGGCGCTGCCGGTGGGGATGGGGGAGTTGGCCGGGTGGCCGGACCGGGTGATGGAGCTGGGGTTCGAGGAGGGGGAGACGCTGCTGCTGTTCACGGACGGGGTGACGGAGGCCCGGGACCGCGACGGCGAGTTCTACGACCCGGCGAAGCGGCTGCGCGGCCGCCGCTTCGCCGATCCGCAGGAGCTGCTGGACGCGTTGGTGGCCGATGTCGAGCGCCATACGGACGGCGGGACGTCGGACGACATGGCGCTGCTGGCGGTCCGGCGGACCCCGGCCCGCGGGAACGGACGGGGGAACGGGCAGGGCAATGGGGGCAATAGGGGCAATGGGCAGCGGGACGGCCGGGGGAACGGGCACGACGGCGACGGCGGTGCGAGCCGCGGCGGCCATACGAGGGACAGCGGCGCCCCACACCGTCCGTAG
- a CDS encoding NADP-dependent aryl-alcohol dehydrogenase, protein MADNTQKIGDLSVFPFSLGGNVFGWTANEAESFRVLDAFVAAGGNFIDTADVYSAWVPGNEGGESETVLGNWFASRGNRSDVVLATKVGAGYPEPRGLTSSAIKTGVEESLQRLRTDYIDLYYTHYDDPSVPVEEIIATLDELVREGKVREIAASNVSAERLEAQLTFSTQESLARYVALQPHYNLVSRDTFEGDLADVAARHGLATIPYYSLASGFLTGKYRPGTAVDSPRSTGAAKYLETERGQKVLAALDDVAANHATEPTTVALAWLLAQPTVAAPLASARSVDQLPPLLASVDLKLTQPELDLLTSASD, encoded by the coding sequence ATGGCTGACAACACACAGAAGATCGGCGATCTGTCCGTCTTCCCCTTCTCCCTCGGCGGGAACGTCTTCGGCTGGACCGCCAACGAGGCCGAGTCCTTCCGGGTGCTCGACGCCTTCGTGGCGGCGGGCGGCAATTTCATCGACACCGCCGATGTCTACTCCGCGTGGGTGCCGGGCAACGAGGGCGGCGAGTCCGAGACCGTCCTCGGCAACTGGTTCGCCTCCCGGGGCAACCGCTCCGACGTCGTACTCGCCACCAAGGTGGGCGCCGGCTACCCGGAGCCCCGCGGTCTGACCTCGTCCGCCATCAAAACGGGCGTCGAGGAATCCCTCCAGCGGCTGCGCACCGACTACATCGACCTCTACTACACCCACTACGACGATCCGTCGGTGCCGGTGGAGGAGATCATCGCCACCCTGGACGAGCTGGTCAGAGAGGGCAAGGTCCGCGAGATCGCCGCGTCCAACGTCAGCGCGGAGCGCCTGGAGGCCCAGCTGACCTTCTCCACCCAGGAGAGCCTAGCCCGCTACGTCGCCCTCCAGCCGCACTACAACCTGGTCTCGCGCGACACCTTCGAGGGCGACTTGGCCGACGTCGCCGCCCGCCACGGCCTGGCGACCATCCCGTACTACTCCCTGGCGTCCGGCTTCCTCACCGGCAAGTACCGCCCGGGCACGGCGGTCGACAGCCCCCGCTCCACCGGCGCGGCCAAGTACCTGGAGACCGAGCGCGGCCAGAAGGTCCTCGCCGCCCTGGACGACGTCGCCGCCAACCACGCCACCGAGCCCACCACGGTCGCCCTCGCCTGGCTCCTCGCCCAGCCCACGGTCGCGGCCCCCCTCGCCAGCGCCCGCTCCGTCGACCAGCTCCCGCCCCTGCTGGCGTCGGTCGACCTCAAGCTGACCCAGCCGGAACT
- a CDS encoding peptidase, producing MASNRSALDEAPYRTRGGGLGTATAYGPGFDAGGGMSSGDGHFAPDDRYLDANGDAFEGPGAGFETEPWEEWNPTEESIAPVRGRHRVAKQRGGTMARSGAVLGVGVIAAVGAGGMASAKDRPKPPISMPDLGHVADEVKASLPAAKDLPGIGSWTSDDSSGPQTAAAPLSQAGLTSEDEQRGTTDAGEALRARILQQAENQQNAADEDSRTAAAKAAADKASDQAAEVAAQRKAKAEAEKKAAEQRAKEAAEKKAAAERQARLAAAYTLPVGSYTLTASFGQAGDIWSADHTGQDFAAPTGTPAKAVHGGTITQAGWAGSYGYRIVLTLSDGTEIWYCHLSSMVVTSGKVTAGDVIGRVGATGNVTGPHLHLEVRPGGGSPIDPMPWLRQHGMNP from the coding sequence GTGGCGTCCAACAGGTCTGCCCTGGACGAGGCCCCGTATCGCACACGGGGAGGCGGTTTGGGGACCGCCACCGCCTACGGCCCCGGCTTTGACGCCGGCGGCGGGATGAGCTCCGGGGACGGCCACTTCGCCCCCGACGATCGGTACCTGGACGCGAATGGGGACGCGTTCGAGGGCCCGGGTGCCGGATTCGAGACCGAGCCCTGGGAGGAGTGGAACCCCACCGAGGAGTCCATCGCTCCCGTACGCGGCCGGCACCGCGTGGCCAAGCAGCGGGGCGGGACCATGGCGCGCAGCGGCGCCGTCCTCGGGGTCGGCGTGATCGCCGCGGTCGGCGCGGGCGGTATGGCCAGCGCCAAGGACCGGCCCAAGCCGCCGATTTCCATGCCGGATCTCGGCCACGTCGCCGATGAGGTCAAAGCCAGCCTGCCCGCCGCCAAGGACCTGCCCGGCATCGGCTCCTGGACGTCGGACGACAGCAGCGGCCCGCAGACGGCCGCCGCCCCCCTCTCCCAGGCCGGCCTGACCAGCGAGGACGAGCAGCGCGGCACCACCGACGCGGGCGAGGCGCTCCGCGCCCGCATCCTCCAGCAGGCCGAGAACCAGCAGAACGCGGCGGACGAGGACAGCCGCACCGCCGCGGCGAAGGCCGCCGCGGACAAGGCGTCCGACCAGGCCGCGGAGGTGGCCGCCCAGCGGAAGGCCAAGGCAGAGGCGGAGAAGAAGGCCGCCGAGCAGCGGGCGAAGGAGGCGGCCGAGAAGAAGGCCGCGGCCGAGCGCCAGGCCAGGCTCGCCGCCGCGTACACCCTCCCCGTCGGCTCGTACACCCTGACCGCGAGCTTCGGCCAGGCTGGCGACATCTGGTCGGCCGACCACACCGGCCAGGACTTCGCCGCCCCGACCGGCACCCCGGCCAAGGCGGTGCACGGCGGCACCATCACCCAGGCGGGCTGGGCCGGTTCGTACGGCTACCGCATCGTGCTGACCCTCAGCGACGGCACCGAGATCTGGTACTGCCACCTGTCCTCGATGGTCGTCACCTCGGGCAAGGTGACGGCGGGCGACGTCATCGGCCGCGTCGGCGCCACCGGCAATGTGACCGGCCCGCACCTCCACCTCGAGGTCCGGCCGGGCGGCGGCTCGCCGATCGACCCGATGCCCTGGCTGCGCCAGCACGGGATGAACCCCTGA